Genomic DNA from Prunus persica cultivar Lovell chromosome G1, Prunus_persica_NCBIv2, whole genome shotgun sequence:
TATGTCATCTCCAATCCACCAGAAAATCAGGAGTTCTATTCTCAAATTTGGAACTCCAATGGCTTTCGCATTGCCCCAATGCATTGGAATTAAGTGTAAATTCATATAGCTATACCAAATTTGATAACAGAACTGAGACTTGGTATTCTTTAAGTGGGACTTACCGAATTTCATCTCTTTCCCTCATATAGAACCTTCTCATTGGAGCCACTAAACATGATTTCGAATATAGTATTGGTACCCACCAAATAAAACCTCTATAGCTAGTGCTAAGTATATGTGGTCCATACTTcttttttatcatttgattaaaagagaaaattcattagataaactaaaacattataataattaaagaCATTAACAagatatttaaaatatcaattttaAGAGGGTAACAAACTAACGTGCTAAAAGTAAAACTAAAGCGGATAAAAGCTGCGTTAAAACTACTAACTCACATCACCATAATTAACCATAAGCCCAAACAAAGCCTACAAACctaataaaatcaaaatcctaAAACAACTCAAGAGCCTAAACTAACCCTACCATGACCACCTAAAGAAGGGCCGTCGCAGCCACACCCACCACCTCATTCGTATAAGATCTagggaaaatatgatttcCAAGCAACTTGTGCATAAGAgagaataaataaacaaaaacaagaacccTATCAATGAACAATTGGGTGATTTATAACAACCTCTGTCAAAGATTTAGAGAACATGAACGGCATTAGAGAGTGGGTTTTGGAAAAAGGATTTGATTGAGAACATAGACTAAAAAGGGTTATAGGGAACTTCAATCTAAGCATGGCTCAAAAGACACTAGTGAACTTATTCACTAacctaaaaggaaaagaagaaaagagaagagggggaggaggggcagtgactcttcttcctcctccccctCTATGAAGTTTTCCTTTAAAACTCAAGGAGAGAAcgattaggttttttttcttctttcccccCTCTTTTTACCTAATAACTGTTGGCGTGCCAGTCTGGACTTTTTATGTGTaatatgtattttaatttaaaactgcaacttattaatttttctgcACTCTCTGTCAAACCAAAGAAAGATTTTAAAAAGCCATGGCACCACTATCAAAACCCaagggattttttttcctcaagagatgtaacaaaaaaagaggagagattttaaaaaaagtcaagcaaatataaagaaaattcatttcaTCCGAACTGTTCTTGTATCACGAATAAAAATTGGATGCTGACAAATTAACCCCAGGGATTATTTGCAACTAATGGGAAAcgaaaacaaatcaaattgaCCCTTAACTAACCATcagtaataaaaataaactgacTTCGAAAAGTTTAAATTGCAGATATGgcaagaaaaaccaaaagcttTTTAGGTTTGATACATGGTACCTTGGAGCTCTGATCACCCTTCGGTTATATATCTTGAAGTGAAAGAAAGCTTGGAGTTAGGTTCCACGCATTCTTAACAAAGCTTGGAAACCCATCAAGCTCGACCTCTACATTGCCCGATGTTGCAAGATTATAAGAGACCAATTTATCCGAACGTAACATCAAGACTTTCCTCTCTTCTGTAAATCTCAATATTGGAGCACCAATAAAACTATTTGGGTCTCTAATTTCGAGCTCTTTTGTCCAAGACTCCCTCATCACCCACACACTCACATCACATATCCTGATAACAAAGAAAGCGAGACAGCCTTGCAAGTCTCCAAGACTATACTTAAATACCTCCTCATCCACCCACCAAGAACGCGGTAGTACTAAATCTTGGAAGCGCTCTCTTTCGACATCAAAGGCAGACACGAAAATGGTATTTCGAGGCCGAGCAATCCAGTAAAGAAAACCATTCAAATAAAAGTCAGTATGCCTTAGAGGAGTACAGGGCAGAGAGCCAATTTCTCTCCAAATCCCAGATCCCACAGTAAAAATATTTACATCCTGGTTTTCATCAATCCAAACTACTTTGTAGACTTCAGCAATGGGAGCAAACCCAAACCCCAAAATTGGCTTAAAACAAGGTTTGGTAGGTTGTGGAACAGTTAAGGACTCACCAGTGATGGGATTGGATAAGTAAAGTTGATGGCTGCCATCAAAACGTTCTATGTCGTAGAAGATGAAACCGTTGCACGAACCCCTAATGAATGTACTGCAATCTCGGCCTACTCTTGTGGAAAGCCTGAACACGGCGTCGTTTGCGCTCAAGTCTGTGTCGAGGTAGACCAGGAAGTGACCTGCGGGTTCGGGGATGGTGTAGCCAGACACCACAAGGCAAGGGCGTGTTCGTGAAAATAGGTGTTTGGTGAATTCAGGGTCTGAGAGGCAACTGCGCCAAGACTTGCACACGCGCTTGCAGTGGAAGAGCgtttttgttggaattttgcAGAAGATCTCCATTGTTATATGGTCTGGCAAATGCAGAATGTAGGGTTTCTGATGAtgctcttcctcttcatcttcttgacTTGGAGGACCACCTCTGTCGGTTGGTGGGTGGCTGTGGCACACTTGAGTTTTCTTCATCGATGAAGCACTGTCGATTGTGTgatcatatatttatattgatatGAGTATGTAGGGTATACAGAACTGATCCTACGAACAAGGAGTTAACAACTTAGCAAAAAATACGCGtttgaattaaaattgaaagccTCGTTCGTTCTCTTGACTTTTGTTGGGAGTAAAGTTTTctcaaaaagataaaaataatattataaattatctctcaaaataaagtaatttggtgtccaagaaaaataaaatgggggAAGTAGGGTTGCCTGCAAGCAAAGAAAGAAGTGCGTTGCAAGCAAAGAAAACCCTAGCCTCTTCTCACTTGTGTGCTTATAAAAAGGAgcgcaaaaaataaaaaataaaaaatgatgctCTTGAGCATCAAAACAAATTCTGATCTGTTAACGGGTTGCCCGATGAATTCGTGCCATCTTAAACAGAAGCTGTTATAAGTTGTCTAAATTCAATCTAAGACATGTCGGAGACATTGCCAAAATTCTGCAAGCGGCTGCAAAAgaagataataaaaataagCAAGTAGGTGGCATTTGTCCTTGtgaaaaatacaactatttgacttttatttagggttagggttaaGAAATGGGTgagtaattttatatttttgtttatgccaaattaacaaattgttttttcttccttgtgGTTtagcctttttatttttatttttttagtttggtATATGTCATTTCCATTTTGCCAATTTTAATCATATTGGTTAGTTGtcaattttaattcaaaactGCAACTTATCTTTCTGTATTATTCTGACAAACCAAagagaaatttgaagaaaagtcaagcaaatataaagaaaataaaagaaaataaaagaaaactcatTTCATATCGAATCTGTCCTGTTCTTGTATCAGGAATAAAATTAGGGTATGTAGGGAAATGAAGCAGTCAAAATTGGATGCAGACAAATTAACCCAGggattattttcaaattgcaACTAGTAGGAAccgaaaacaaatgaaaatgatgacCCTTAAATAACCatgagtaaaaaaaataaatgacttTGAAAAGTTTAAATTGCAGATAgcaagaaaaaccaaaagcttTTTAGGTTTGATACATGGTCCCTTTTGGAGCTCTCTTTGGTTATATATGTTGAAATGAAACCAAGCTTGGACATAGGTCCCATACGCCCGTTACTTTAGGCAACCATCAACCTCGACCTCCACCATGACCGatgttgcaacttgcaagatCATAAGAGACCAATCCTATCCCAATGTAACGCCAAGACTTTCCTTGCTTATGTAAATCTCAGTATTCGAGTATGAATAATATTAAAACCGTCTTGGTCTCTAATTTCATGCTCTTTTGTCCAAGACTCCTTCTTCATCACCCAAACATTGATATCACCTCTCGAGCCAACAATGAAAGAGAGCCCGCCTTGCAAGACTTGAAGGCTAAAATTAATTATCTCCACGTGACAAGACGGTAGTGGTAACTCTTGGAAGCGCTCTCCTTCAATGTGGAAGGCagacataaaaaaagaagcatcTCTACGCCGCCGACCAATCCAGTAAAGGAATCCTTTCAGATAAAGGCCATGATGAGTTATAGGAATatattgttgaagaatataagtccCACATAAGAAgcttgactaaataaaatacaagatATAATGAACGGTTCCACTATTAATATCACCGAGGCCTTTTGTTATAAAACCTCACACCTATTGGGCTTTataggtggttaagttggggacaatatcgaTGTTGCTAGTAGTGGGTCGCTGACTTGCCTCTCTGAAATTTAACATGGTATTAGAGAGGctatcttggaattgctgactctagtttcaagcCCTCGCCATCGCTATGGAGgcaaatgattttttcaaccctcatggaagtagcaccaccgactcattctctccttctcaaccaaccatGGCCGAGTTAAGTGCCTGTAGGGGCTTTTTCTTCTGGCAGCTACAAATGGGTTGGGCTGCCGTAATGAGTGAATTGATGGAATTATCCCCTGTGTCTGAGTTCAAAGATCAAGCCctaaaaatgcttcaaaagGATAGTGAAGCtttaggaaacaccttggttactttcaccaacaaaaataataacatcTTACAGATAGACTTTTTAGCAAATTGAATTATAA
This window encodes:
- the LOC18787847 gene encoding F-box protein At3g07870, coding for MKKTQVCHSHPPTDRGGPPSQEDEEEEHHQKPYILHLPDHITMEIFCKIPTKTLFHCKRVCKSWRSCLSDPEFTKHLFSRTRPCLVVSGYTIPEPAGHFLVYLDTDLSANDAVFRLSTRVGRDCSTFIRGSCNGFIFYDIERFDGSHQLYLSNPITGESLTVPQPTKPCFKPILGFGFAPIAEVYKVVWIDENQDVNIFTVGSGIWREIGSLPCTPLRHTDFYLNGFLYWIARPRNTIFVSAFDVERERFQDLVLPRSWWVDEEVFKYSLGDLQGCLAFFVIRICDVSVWVMRESWTKELEIRDPNSFIGAPILRFTEERKVLMLRSDKLVSYNLATSGNVEVELDGFPSFVKNAWNLTPSFLSLQDI